From the Leptolyngbya sp. O-77 genome, one window contains:
- the miaB gene encoding tRNA (N6-isopentenyl adenosine(37)-C2)-methylthiotransferase MiaB, whose translation MTASPRRFHITTFGCQMNKADSERMAGILQDMGFTWSDDPEAADLILYNTCTIRDNAEQKVYSYLGRQAKRKHEQPDLTLIVAGCVAQQEGEALLRRVPELDLVMGPQHANRLQDLLERVFQGSQVVATEPVHIMEDITQPRRDSTVTAWVNVIYGCNERCTYCVVPNVRGVEQSRTPEAIRAEVEELGRQGYKEITLLGQNIDAYGRDLPGATPDGRHLHTLTDLLYFIHDVTGIERIRFATSHPRYFTERLIRACAELPKVCEHFHIPFQSGDNDVLKAMSRGYTQEKYRRIIDTIRRYMPDASISADAIVGFPGETEAQFENTLKLVSDIGFDQLNTAAYSPRPGTPAANWNHQLSEEVKRDRLQRLNHLVAAKAAERSQRYLGRVEAVLVEDQNPKDPTQVMGRTRGNRLTYFEGNLEELRGRVVPVEITEVRAFSLTGRALVAAEC comes from the coding sequence ATGACCGCCTCCCCTCGCCGTTTTCACATCACCACCTTCGGCTGCCAGATGAATAAGGCAGACTCCGAGCGGATGGCTGGCATTTTGCAAGACATGGGCTTTACTTGGTCAGATGATCCCGAAGCCGCAGATTTAATTCTCTACAATACCTGCACCATTCGTGACAATGCTGAGCAGAAAGTCTATTCCTACCTGGGGCGGCAGGCCAAACGCAAGCACGAACAGCCTGACCTGACGCTGATTGTGGCAGGTTGTGTCGCCCAGCAAGAGGGGGAAGCCCTGCTGCGTCGCGTGCCAGAGCTAGATCTGGTGATGGGGCCGCAGCACGCCAATCGTCTGCAAGACTTGCTGGAGCGGGTGTTTCAGGGTAGTCAGGTGGTGGCGACGGAGCCTGTCCACATTATGGAAGACATTACCCAGCCGCGCCGCGACAGCACGGTGACCGCCTGGGTCAACGTGATCTATGGCTGCAACGAGCGCTGCACCTACTGCGTGGTGCCTAATGTGCGGGGGGTAGAGCAGTCGCGCACACCGGAAGCGATTCGGGCTGAAGTTGAGGAGCTAGGGCGGCAGGGCTACAAAGAAATAACACTGTTGGGGCAAAATATCGATGCCTATGGGCGCGACCTGCCCGGAGCCACGCCAGACGGCCGCCACTTGCACACGCTCACCGACTTGCTCTATTTCATTCACGATGTGACAGGAATTGAGCGTATCCGGTTTGCCACCAGCCATCCGCGATATTTCACAGAGCGGCTGATTCGCGCCTGTGCTGAACTGCCCAAGGTCTGCGAGCATTTCCACATTCCCTTTCAGTCGGGAGACAACGACGTGCTGAAGGCCATGTCTCGCGGCTATACCCAGGAAAAGTATCGCCGCATTATCGACACGATTCGTCGCTACATGCCCGATGCGTCGATTAGCGCTGACGCAATTGTGGGCTTTCCGGGTGAGACGGAGGCGCAGTTTGAAAATACGCTGAAGCTGGTGAGCGATATCGGGTTTGACCAACTTAACACGGCCGCCTACTCACCGCGTCCGGGCACGCCCGCAGCCAACTGGAACCATCAGCTTTCGGAAGAGGTCAAGCGCGATCGCCTCCAGCGGTTGAATCATCTCGTTGCCGCTAAAGCAGCCGAGCGATCGCAGCGGTATCTGGGTCGCGTCGAAGCGGTGCTGGTGGAAGACCAAAACCCCAAAGACCCAACCCAGGTCATGGGGCGCACTCGCGGCAACCGCCTCACCTACTTTGAGGGCAACCTAGAGGAGCTGCGCGGACGGGTCGTTCCGGTCGAAATCACCGAAGTTCGTGCCTTTAGCCTGACAGGTCGTGCCCTCGTCGCCGCTGAATGCTAG
- a CDS encoding IS5 family transposase (programmed frameshift) — translation MTTRRYALRDDQWERLQDLLPGRAGAVGVTAKDNRLFVEAVLYRYRAGIPWRDLPERFGHFRKVHTRFRRWAKTGVWQRVFQVLSEDADNEYAMIDTTIVRAHQHSAGAKGGCQCQAIGRSKGGLSTKIHATVDALGNPTGFHLTPGQTCDLDGADVLLENIQADTVLADKGYDADQRVIERLQQQGKTAVIPPKRNRKTPRDYDKELYKARHLIENFFAKLKQYRAIATRYDKLAETFLSAIYMAAALIWLN, via the exons ATGACAACCCGACGCTACGCCCTGCGCGATGACCAATGGGAACGGCTCCAAGATTTGCTCCCTGGACGAGCGGGGGCGGTAGGAGTCACAGCAAAGGATAATCGTCTGTTTGTCGAGGCAGTGCTATATCGATATCGAGCCGGCATTCCCTGGCGAGACTTGCCAGAGCGGTTTGGTCATTTTCGCAAGGTTCACACCCGCTTTCGGCGCTGGGCAAAGACGGGCGTATGGCAACGGGTGTTTCAGGTGCTGTCTGAAGATGCAGACAACGAATACGCCATGATCGACACCACGATTGTGCGTGCTCATCAGCATAGTGCTGGGGCAAAGGGGGGATGCCAATGC CAAGCCATTGGTCGTAGTAAAGGGGGATTGAGCACCAAGATTCATGCGACTGTCGATGCACTGGGCAATCCGACAGGCTTTCACCTCACACCCGGGCAGACCTGTGACCTTGATGGGGCTGATGTGCTGCTAGAGAATATTCAAGCTGATACAGTCCTGGCTGACAAAGGATATGACGCAGACCAACGGGTGATTGAGCGACTCCAACAACAGGGCAAGACGGCTGTGATTCCGCCCAAGCGAAACCGCAAGACACCGCGTGATTACGACAAGGAGCTATACAAAGCGCGGCATCTGATTGAGAACTTCTTTGCCAAACTCAAGCAGTATCGAGCGATTGCGACACGCTATGACAAGTTAGCCGAGACGTTTCTGAGTGCAATTTACATGGCGGCTGCCCTTATTTGGCTTAATTGA
- a CDS encoding phage holin family protein: MEGWIIGLLIFALVTAVSLVIISNLPLGIDIDSFPKAFLSGLVIGALNSLVLPLLSSLRLLNLLTLGLFGLIATAIVFGLAAFLVPGFRLRWGFVSALLGAIALSFINSFLFWLLGRLGIYTQLAG; this comes from the coding sequence ATGGAAGGCTGGATTATCGGACTGCTCATTTTTGCCTTGGTGACGGCAGTGAGCCTGGTGATTATTTCTAACTTGCCCCTTGGCATTGATATCGACAGCTTCCCCAAGGCGTTCCTCTCTGGGCTGGTGATTGGCGCACTCAATTCGCTGGTGTTGCCGCTGCTGAGTTCGCTGAGGCTGCTGAACCTGCTAACACTGGGGTTGTTTGGTCTGATTGCAACCGCAATTGTGTTTGGGCTGGCGGCCTTTTTGGTGCCTGGGTTTCGGCTGCGCTGGGGTTTTGTTAGTGCGCTGCTGGGGGCGATCGCCCTCAGTTTTATCAACAGCTTCCTGTTCTGGCTGCTGGGCAGACTCGGCATCTATACCCAGCTAGCAGGCTAG
- the rdgB gene encoding RdgB/HAM1 family non-canonical purine NTP pyrophosphatase, with product MHCLIVATGNPGKVQEMSAYLAGTPWELKLKPAALEIEETGSTFLENAALKASQVAAATGEWAIADDSGLQVDALGGAPGLYSARYGKSDADRIARLLREMEGKTDRRAQFVCAVAIARPDGSIAFQTEGICPGEIATSPAGAGGFGYDPIFYVPEYSMTYAEMPPDLKHRISHRGLAFAALLPELERLADER from the coding sequence ATGCATTGCTTAATTGTGGCGACGGGAAATCCGGGCAAGGTGCAGGAAATGTCGGCCTACTTGGCTGGAACGCCGTGGGAGCTAAAACTGAAGCCTGCGGCGCTAGAGATCGAGGAAACGGGCAGCACGTTCCTGGAAAATGCGGCGCTGAAGGCCTCGCAGGTGGCAGCAGCAACAGGGGAATGGGCGATCGCCGATGACAGCGGACTCCAGGTGGACGCGCTGGGCGGTGCGCCGGGGCTATATTCGGCGCGATACGGCAAGAGTGATGCAGATCGGATTGCGCGACTGCTGCGGGAAATGGAGGGAAAGACCGATCGGCGGGCCCAGTTTGTCTGTGCAGTGGCGATCGCCCGTCCTGATGGTTCCATTGCGTTTCAGACCGAGGGCATCTGCCCCGGCGAAATTGCCACCTCCCCCGCAGGTGCAGGCGGCTTCGGCTATGACCCGATCTTCTACGTGCCGGAATACAGCATGACCTATGCAGAAATGCCCCCAGACCTGAAGCATCGCATCAGTCACCGGGGGCTTGCGTTTGCGGCGCTGCTGCCAGAGCTAGAGCGCCTCGCTGACGAAAGATAG
- a CDS encoding serine/threonine-protein kinase, translated as MSRSTPLLNSDKPLGGRYRVLRQLGTGGFGRTYLAEDLHLPGHPCCALKHLKPQINSDDTLSMARRCFETEAQMLYRLGDHDQIPRLLAHFEEDREFYLAQEFIEGESVARELVEGQVWSEGRAIALLKDVLQVLSFVHGQQVIHRDLKPSNLIRRRADQRIVLIDFGAVKQVSAQAAEAGSTNLTISIGTQGYMPNEQIAGKPRFSSDIYAVGVLGVQAVTGVHPRRLGEDTRGELEWQHLAPQTSTAFKEVLECMVRYDFRDRYSTADEALAALETIPVEAEIPMPLEFVPSASPARMADTPTALTESLVYPNSAGSGASGAVVTPMELLEATQGDIGTQIHPPLSLDETMIKPQAAPTRVTRGELVESSAEAVDHTNVLTDVVPRRDDSGAIPAPPSTPSSSWQMLRWTPLVLLSAVVAIATATSLSSWLVVRWLENRPAPPVSSPSNSPSPSPVVSLKPTEQAAALLTQAQQKAQDGRSDEALLLYNEAIALDPKLVEAYVGLCQALNALQRPEEAMVSCNDALAYRPNDPDAQLGNGDALLLQNRTYEALQVYESVSKQHPENANSWVKQGVALQKLGRSSEALVALDKGIALFRNSPEAWRTRGAALVTLRRYSDAVIALDKALQLDPDDATAKALRQRAAQAR; from the coding sequence ATGAGCCGTTCGACTCCGCTTCTCAATTCGGATAAGCCCCTGGGTGGACGCTATCGTGTGCTGCGGCAACTGGGCACGGGCGGTTTTGGGCGCACCTATCTGGCAGAAGACCTGCACCTGCCGGGGCATCCCTGCTGTGCGCTGAAGCACCTCAAGCCCCAGATCAACAGCGACGATACGCTATCGATGGCGCGGCGCTGTTTTGAAACGGAAGCCCAAATGTTGTATCGGCTAGGCGATCATGACCAGATTCCTCGGCTCCTGGCCCACTTCGAGGAAGACCGTGAGTTTTACCTGGCGCAAGAGTTTATTGAAGGAGAGTCTGTTGCTCGCGAATTGGTAGAGGGCCAGGTCTGGTCTGAGGGACGGGCGATCGCCCTACTCAAGGACGTGCTGCAAGTGCTGTCGTTTGTCCACGGGCAGCAGGTAATTCACCGTGACCTCAAGCCCTCGAACCTGATTCGGCGGCGGGCCGACCAGCGGATTGTGCTGATCGACTTTGGCGCTGTGAAGCAGGTCAGCGCCCAGGCCGCAGAAGCTGGAAGCACCAACCTCACCATTTCCATTGGCACTCAGGGCTACATGCCCAACGAGCAAATTGCAGGCAAACCCCGCTTCAGCAGCGACATCTACGCAGTTGGGGTGCTGGGCGTGCAGGCGGTGACGGGGGTGCATCCGCGACGGCTGGGGGAAGACACACGGGGAGAACTGGAGTGGCAGCATCTCGCGCCCCAGACCAGTACAGCCTTCAAAGAGGTGCTGGAGTGTATGGTGCGGTATGACTTTCGCGATCGCTACAGCACAGCCGACGAAGCGCTGGCGGCCCTGGAAACCATCCCAGTCGAGGCGGAAATCCCCATGCCGCTGGAGTTTGTGCCCTCAGCATCACCTGCTCGAATGGCAGATACACCCACAGCATTGACAGAATCCCTGGTTTATCCCAATAGCGCGGGCAGTGGCGCGTCGGGAGCGGTCGTGACCCCAATGGAACTGCTAGAGGCGACGCAGGGCGATATCGGCACGCAGATTCATCCACCGTTGTCGCTGGATGAAACCATGATCAAGCCACAGGCTGCTCCGACGCGAGTGACTCGCGGTGAGTTGGTGGAGTCATCTGCCGAGGCAGTTGATCATACAAACGTCCTGACCGATGTCGTTCCTCGGCGAGACGACTCCGGGGCCATTCCTGCGCCTCCGTCCACACCCAGCTCCTCCTGGCAGATGCTCCGGTGGACTCCGCTGGTGCTGCTGTCGGCGGTGGTGGCGATCGCCACGGCTACGTCGCTTTCGTCCTGGCTGGTGGTGCGCTGGTTAGAAAATCGTCCAGCCCCCCCTGTCAGCAGTCCCAGCAATTCTCCCAGCCCTAGCCCGGTGGTCTCCCTCAAGCCGACGGAACAGGCCGCAGCGCTGCTCACCCAGGCCCAGCAAAAAGCGCAGGACGGTCGCTCGGATGAGGCGCTGCTGCTGTATAACGAGGCGATCGCCCTAGATCCCAAGCTGGTCGAAGCCTACGTGGGGCTATGTCAGGCACTCAATGCCTTGCAGCGCCCCGAAGAAGCAATGGTGTCCTGCAACGATGCCCTGGCCTATCGTCCAAACGACCCTGACGCGCAACTGGGCAACGGGGACGCGCTGCTGCTACAAAACCGCACCTATGAAGCACTTCAGGTGTATGAGTCTGTTTCTAAACAGCATCCCGAAAACGCGAATAGCTGGGTCAAGCAAGGCGTGGCGCTGCAAAAGCTGGGTCGGTCTTCGGAAGCGCTGGTGGCGCTGGACAAAGGTATTGCCCTGTTTCG